In one window of Procambarus clarkii isolate CNS0578487 chromosome 63, FALCON_Pclarkii_2.0, whole genome shotgun sequence DNA:
- the LOC138354519 gene encoding spore coat protein SP65-like, whose protein sequence is MRTGVGAGNTVVAGVGADNTVVADNTVVAGVVADNTVVAGVVADNTVGAGVVADNTVVAGVVADNTVVADNTVVADNTVGAGVVADNTVGAGVVADNTVVAGVVADNTVVADNTVVADNTVVADNTVVADNTVVADNTVVADNTVGAGVVAGNTVGAGVVADNTVVAGVVADNTVGAGVVADNTVVAGVGAGNTVVAGVVAGNTVGAGVVADNTVVAGVGAGNTVVAGVVADNTVVAGVGARNTVGADVVAGNTVVAGVGARNTVGAGVVAGNTVGAGVGAGNTVVAGVGAGNTVVAGVVAGNTVGAGVNCPLLAFP, encoded by the exons ATGAGGACAGGTGTGGGGGCAGGCAACaccgtggtggcaggtgtgggggccgACAACACCGTAGTGGCCGACAACACCgtagtggcaggtgtggtggccgaCAACACCGTAGTGGCAGGTGTAGTGGCCGACAACAccgtgggggcaggtgtggtggccgaCAACACCgtagtggcaggtgtggtggccgaCAACACCGTAGTGGCCGACAACACCGTAGTGGCCGACAACACCGTGGGGGCAGGTGTAGTGGCCGACAACAccgtgggggcaggtgtggtggccgaCAACACCgtagtggcaggtgtggtggccgaCAACACCGTAGTGGCCGACAACACCGTAGTGGCCGACAACACCGTAGTGGCCGACAACACCGTAGTGGCCGACAACACCGTAGTGGCCGACAACACCGTAGTGGCCGACAACAccgtgggggcaggtgtggtggccggCAACAccgtgggggcaggtgtggttGCCGACAACACCGTAGTGGCAGGTGTAGTGGCCGACAACAccgtgggggcaggtgtggtggccgaCAACACCGtagtggcaggtgtgggggccgGCAACaccgtggtggcaggtgtggtggccggCAACAccgtgggggcaggtgtggtggccgaCAACACCGtagtggcaggtgtgggggccgGCAACaccgtggtggcaggtgtggtggccgaCAACaccgtggtggcaggtgtgggggccagAAACACCGTGGGGGCAGATGTGGTGGCCGGCAACaccgtggtggcaggtgtgggggccagAAACAccgtgggggcaggtgtggtggccggCAACAccgtgggggcaggtgtgggggccggCAACACCGtagtggcaggtgtgggggccgGCAACACCgtagtggcaggtgtggtggccggCAACAccgtgggggcag GTGTCAATTGCCCCCTCCTCGCTTTCCcctaa